The Phyllostomus discolor isolate MPI-MPIP mPhyDis1 chromosome 15, mPhyDis1.pri.v3, whole genome shotgun sequence genome includes the window TGATTCTAGAGGGTTTTCGTGTCCTCCCCCCTCCACGGACAGAGGAGACGGTTTGTGAATTTGTCCGGATCAGCTCCAGAGAACCAGTGTCCCTCCCGACGGCGGTTCCGCAGCCTGCGTGCCACGATTTAGATCTGCCGGAGGCGGCCAAGCCAAACAGTTAGTTTTGGCAGCCTGTGCTCCCCCTTTACTGAGATTTTACACATTCCTCTCCAGTGAGCGGGGCGTAAAAATAGACTCGGGGCTCAGCTGTGGTCTTTCTGTTTTTAGAACGGACGTGGCCAGCTGAGCCCCCGTTCCCCACATGGGGCGACCGACGCCCAGTCCCGGGGTGGCTGGACCGACTGCCCGGCACACCCTCCCCGGGCTTTCCAGCTGGTGCTGGGGACGTGGCGGCCGGGCGGGCGGTGGCCAGCATGGCTGCAGGGGAGCGGGCTCCCTGTTCACGGCTTCTTGCCCGTCTCAAAGCTCTCAGGCCGCCTGAAACCCGCACCCTCCCCCGTCCGTCCCCGCGTGGGAGGTGACAGTCTGTCCCCCCATCAGAGTACGCACGCAGTGTCCTGCCGGCCCCCGCTCGGTGTGGCTCTGCGCTCTGGGACAGGCTGGCATTGCTGCCTCTCCCAAGAGCTCTTTCTCCACCAGCCGGCCACCTCCTTGAGGCAGGGTTGACCCTGTCCCGTTTGATGACCCGTCCCTGTGTCAGAACGGCCCCGTCTCTCAGAACCTGTGGCATGGTGTGACCTTCAAAGGCatggtgggaggtgaggaggtcACAGTGCCTGTTGGTCCCAGACCCACAGGCTCTGGGGGAGCCTGGGCAGGACAGTGGCTGGACCACAGTACCTGTGGGGACCTTCCCAGCTCAGACTCcgcggccccccacccctgggcaccCAGAGAGGGGGACTCCAGGGTAGTGCTGGACCCAGCTTGCCATGCGGGCACGGACACTGCCCGCCTGCCCCAGCCATGGGCACCGGTCTCCacgtgccctgccctggtggccaGAGGAGGTGCGCGAGGAGCCCTCATAGCTGGGGGTCGTGGAGGTGGACTTTCACTGACCTCAGACCATGAGGGGCCAGGAGAGCAAAGTCACGTGCATTTGCCAAGCACTTCCTGCGAGCGGGCCCTGTTCTGAAACCCCGAGGGGCGCCCACTCGTGAGATCTCACACTAGTCCAGTGAGGCAGAGGTGGATGTTACTCCCTTCTCGCTAAAGAAACAAGCCCACGTTCAGGGTCGAGTAGCTGGCGGTGGGTCTGCCCTCACTGCGGAGGGGCacgtgggaggggaggaaggggacggGCAAGCGAGTGCCGTCTGGAAGCATCTGGGCTGGGGCTCTAGGGgccccaggaggagctggggacgTCTCCAGGGAGCAGCTCCGCCGGCAGAGGCCGTCCAGGCTAAGCCCTGGTCTGGGACAGAAGGGCGAGTGAGTGGCCACCAGAGAGGAAGGCCCTGGTGGGGTTGAGTCACCCAGGTGAGAAGCAGTCAAGTCTCCTTTGAAACTGCGAAGGCCGACCTGGCCGggcggctcagtgggttagagcatcatcccaacacaCCAACCAGGGTTGCAGCCTCAGCCCCCGGTCGGCACACGTGCAAGGATCAGCATAGAAACTGCAAGtagctctgtctctctctcagatcagttttaaaaaatgaaatggcaaaGGCTGCCCAAGGGGAAGGTGCCCCTTCCTTATGACCCGCAGGCGTGACTGCATGGGGCTGCAGACCAGTTTGGGACTGTTTGCTTTGCCCTGTTGCTGTGCAGAGGCACCTTTACAGACAGACTGGGATCCCCGGGCCGCCCTCCCGGGGCAGGCGGACGGGtggctcccccaggcccagcctggtCCAGTCCGGTCCAGTCCCCTCATGCCGGAGTCCAGGGCCCAGGAGGACGGGGCCCACCCAGGGAAACAGACGCTCcgccccttctctctgctcctcccggCCCCTTTCCAAGGGTGTGCACTTCAAACACAAGGAACAAACCCTTTTCATCCAGAGcgagcagtggggaggggacttTGAAGGAGattgtattttctatttattttcctttttagacaagaagggagggagaaagagggagggaaacatcagtgtgtgagcagtatattgactggttgcctcttgcacgcccctaactggggacccggcccacaccccaggcgtgtgccctgaccgggaatctgGACCTTcgggttcacaggccggcgctcactccactgcgccacaccagccagggccaggagatTATAGTCTTATTTGAAAAGCACAGAACAGCGTATGCCCAGGGGAGCGACTGAGAACCAGATACGCTGGggtggttttttttctgtaagttctTGCTTCCCTCATCTTGGCTCTAACGCCTCCAAGCCAGGTAGCTGGTTCTGTCCGCAGAGCCCTCTCTTCCAGCCAGGTGACGCCCTCCCTGGAGGAGTTGTGACGTGCCCTCTGCTTGTCCCAGAGCCATGGAACGGCCTCTGTCCTTCTGCTGGAGAACGTCACACCCAGCCCGGTGCTGCCCCGGCGCCCTTTCGACACGCCCGGAGCAGTCTCCGAAGCGCTGGGACCGCCCTCTCTCCCCAGCGTCCCTGGCTCGGCCGGTGGCTGCCTGCCTTATAGGCAAAGGTCCGGCCCAGCTTTCTAGAGGCCCCGAGGCTGCCTACCCCAACCCCACCGGAGAAATGGCTGACCCTAAAAAAGCCTGGGGCTCGACAGAGGGCTCCCTTCTGAGAGCCGTCCGACAGACACTACAATTTCCAGATCAAAGTCAGCTCTGTTCTGGAGTCTTCTTGGTCCCCACTTCCGagctatttttaatttgcttatttaaaGAAACCGTCATCTCTGAGCTCAACAGCATCCATTCTGTTATGGGATTTGGAAGCATGCCGAGGGCACGCGGTTCACTCAGAAACAGACCTTTAACGATCAAGTCAGGGCCTTGACACAGTTGTGCAGAAATGCTGCTGGGTACGGGGCTCTCTGCCGGGCCTGTGGGCGGCATTCCTGCTGGTCCCTGGCTTGTGATCGGTGCCGCGGCGCCCCGCACGGCTTCACGCCGTGGACGGGCCCGATCCAGGTCGAAGCCGCAGCTGCAGGCTTCCTCATGGGCGTGCTGCAAACCTCCTGCCTCTCGTCTGCAGAAAGGAAATTCGGAAAACgaaaaccaccaccaacaaagGGCGCCCCCTGCATGGGACGCTTCCGGTAACCGACGCCTGATGAACCTCAGCACCTGGCTGGGCAAGAGCTCcagtgtcttttatttcttgtgaCACTGAGCTTTACGGCAGCCTGTGCTTGGGACTTATCTTGGGTTCGTCGTGGCCTCGTCCTctcctctgggcctgggcctctggcCGTCAGAACACGGGCTTTTGGGAGTCTCAGACTGAGAGGGTGGGTGGCTTCCAGGCTCGGGGCCTGCAGTTCCCACAGGAAAAGCAAGGTTTTCATCCTTTTCTTAAACATGTCCGTGCCCGAGGGGGAGAGGGCTGCTTGTAGAACAGAAAAGACCTGCGTCAACCTTTTATTGAAGGAATGGGCATTAAAGTAATAAAGGACCGTGGTTTGTATATAAGCTaacacagtttttgttttttgggtttttttttaaagattttatttattttttttagagagggaagggaaggagaaagagagggagagagaaacatcaatgtgcggttgctgggggtcatggcctgtaacccaggcacgtaccctgactgggaatcaaacctgcgacactttggttcgcagcctgcactcaatccactgagctacgccagccagggctgctaacACAGTTTTAAATGATCACACTCAGCGGTGACAAGGGAGTGgtggctggggctgctggagTCAGGAAAGGGGGAAGGTCCTGGGAAACAGGCAAGGTAGCTCGTATGCATCTAGAACCATCTAAAAAAACCCCTTCGTGTGTCGATGTTTTACTTCTGGAAGTCTGTCTGAAGAGATGCACGCCCAATGGGGCGGAGCTCTGTGCGTGAAGACATTTGTGATGACCTTAATCACAGCAACAGATTAGAAGCAGAGAATTGTCCGGGACTAAGGAAGTGGCTAAGTGGGTGGCAGGACAGGTACTCCATGAAACACCTTGCGCCCGTTAGAATTATAAAGACCGTGTGGCACCGTGGACGATGCTTTTGTTAAGTGAGAAAACGATGCCCCACATTATAGGCATAATAATAATAGCACAGCAGCCTTGTAAGATACGTCCATGAAAGAGATTACACAAAAATCCAGAAAGGAATAGTGATTGTGGGAGAGGTAAGGGTGATCAgtgactttcttcttctttcttctagtTTGCAGAGTTTCTGTATTGTAGTGGGATTACTTTTATCTGAAAATACGCAGAAGGGGGGAGCCGAAGTGGCGAGGAAGAGAGGCATTGTCAGGACTGATTGTAGGAGGGCCGAGAGGGCTGGGGGGTCGCTCGTCCTGCAGAGCCCGGGAGACAGACGGTGCCCTCCTGAGGGTTCGGATCCAGAGAGGGTTCAGGTTTCCACGTAACGATTTGCTGGTCGGACCAGTCTGGCACTAGCACTATCGTTTGTAGAGATCAAGCGGCGTCGGGTTGCAGAAAGCATTCCTGGGGATCTCCCATGTGGGGTGTGgccgtgctgggtgctgggtgccctgcaccaggccctgccagccccccAGGGTCCGCCATCTCAGGTGGGGGGGCGGTGTCCTGGCCGACGGGACCAGCAGCAGGGTGAGCCCAGCAGAGCCATGCCgggggcggtgggtgggggggaccaTCTTGGGAGGAGACCTCTGGAGTGACGTGCCACCCTGGGCGGCTCGGGCTGCTGAGACAAGTGCCACAGACAGGGCGGCCTGAACCTCAGACCCTCATTTCCAGCCGCTCTGGAGGTTGAGGGCTGAGCTGAGGGTGCCGGTGTGGTCGGGtcctggtgagggccctcttctggGTTCGCAGGCGgcggctgccttcttgctgtgccctCCCACGGGAGAGAGACATCTCTCCAGTTGTTTCTTACAAGAAACAACTCGGGTCCCATCTCGGGACCCGATCTCCTGACATCCAAGCCTGATCCCCTcccacaggccccgcctcccAACACCCTCACTGTGGGCATTAGGGCTTCAGTGTGTGACTCTGAGGGGCACCATTCAGCTCAGAGCaggtgtggggggcaggaggggaggccgGGTGTCTGCAGCGCGCTCAGGCCTACCCTGGACTCTCTTGCTTTGGACCAGGAAGGCAGGGCCTGGCTCTGTGGGTAACTCCTGCTGGCTGATGCAGGTCCCGGAGGGAAGGGGCCGGGATGGAGTCTGGGTTTTGACCCTCGTCGCCCTCCCAGGGAGGGTGGTCGCCCACCAGCAGCTCCTCCGGAAGGCCCTGGAATCATTCCAGAGGAAGCTGGTCGGTGCTCTGCTTGCCCAGCAGAGAGGCCCTAATAGGCAGCAAGAGTTGGGAGCCTCTGAGCTGTTTGTAGCATGGACCACGGTGAGGCCTTGACATCAGAGCCAGAAAGTTCCAGAACGTGGACCACAAGGGGCTAACGCCGCTGCTGGTGGCAGGGGCGGGCTGTGCGAGCAGGTGCACCTGTTCTGGTTGGTTCCAAAGGTTGCTCTCCGTTCTCTCCTCCCCGTGCCCCGTGCAGAGTCAGATGGAGTTCAGCATCTCCGCCTTATCCATCCAGGAGCCGAGCGGCGGCCCCGCCAGCGAGCCCAGGCCGCCGTCCAAAGCCCCTCAGGGCTCGCAGGCCCTCCGGCCGCCCCAGGGCAGCAAGTCCTCCAGCCTGGATGCCCTGGGCCCCGCCCGGAAGGAGGAGGAAGCGTCCTTCTGGAAGATCAACGCGGAGCGGTCCCgcggggaggggccggaggcTGAGTTCCAGTCGCTGACACCCAGCCAGATCAAGTCCATGGAGAAAGGTGAAAAGGTCCTGCCGGCCTGTTACAGGCAGGACCCTGCCCCGAAGGACAGGGAGGCCAAGGCGGAGAGGCCCGGCCACCTGCGCCCGGAGCTGCGAGCCCTTCCCGGTGCCGCTGTCGAGCGCGAGGGGCCACAGCCCGTCCAGGCCGGCGCCAGCACGCTGGAGGAGGTGGCCCCCTCCGAGCCCGTGGGCAAGCAGCCCTCCCCCGTGGCCGGCCCGGGGGACAGGGACGACGTGGAGGACGAGCTGTTCCCAGAACCCACACCTGTACAGGTAGGTGGGTGGCCCCTTCCTCCCGAGGGACGTGGGTGTTTCCACCTCTTGGCCGTTGTGAATCACGTTGCTGTGAACGTGGGTGTGCAAGTAGCTGTTTGGGGTCCTGCTTCAGCCCTGTGGGGTGTATTCCAGAGGAGGAGTTGCCGGGTCCTGTGGTAATTAATTCCACGGAGGTCACACCATTTTACCCTCCTGCGAGCGAGAGGCCCGgctctcctcctcatcctcaccaacGCTTGTGGGTTTTCCCCTTTGGGATAGCAGCCACCCTGATGCCAGGTGTCTCACTGTGGGTCTGGTTGGCGTGTCTCTGAGGACTAGTGGTGCTGAGTGTCTTTTCCTGCGGCTCACTgaccatttgtgtgtcttctctggagaaacgtctcttcaagtcccttgcccagtGTTCACGGGTGGGTGCTTCGTGGCTGGGCACGGGTCCTCCTCTGGGTGTTTCCCAAATGCAGTGGTGGGGGCCCGGCCCACCTTCCACTGGCTGCAGGTCCACCCTCCAGCTGATGGGTTTGCGTTTATGCTCCTTCTGGTTTACCCGGGGTCTCAGCCAGGGCTTTGGGCCCCTCCCTTTCCTGCCCAtctcccctctctgtgtctctaatCTCCCTACCCTGGGCTCCTTCTCAGACGGGCTCCGCTTGCCTCCCTCCCTGACTGGGCATCTTTCTCTGACCCTCTGCGGTCGGCTCTTCCTCCGGAGGAAGTGCTTGCCTCGCAGAGTGAGGAGTCTCCACTGTAAGAGGCGCAGGACCgtgtgcggggggtggggggtcaggcgCCCGAAGTCCTCTGGAAGGACAGCTCTCTGAgcacaaagcccagagtgagatGCCCCCACGTCGGAGAAACTGCTAGGCgaccagaaaaaggaaaacttgaTCGAACTCCTTAGTGTTTTCCACTTGGGCTCGCTCACTCTCCAGCGCGGatgcagcagggctgggctgcagccaggccaCCAGGGAAGTGGCGTGGCCTGTGGCTGCCACGGACGCACTCTGTGTTTGCCAGTGGCATGGAGGGTGGCTTGTCAAGGTGTCCTTGCCCAGGAAGGCTGCTGGCCCTCCGGGGACATCTGCTGTGCTGGACGGGGAGAACGGGGCACCTTAGTCACAGGGCTGGCGGGAGCCTGTTTTGGGACGTGTCTGAATGTTGCAGCAGCTTGAGATCGCCTGAACTTACCCATGTCAGTCACTTGGTGGATGCTTGACCTGAAAACTTGCCCCTGGCTTAGGGAAAACACTCCAGAACCTTCCACATAACCTGGAAGAAGCTTTACATCCGCTCCccgtatttttttaattctaatttattgactttttaaaagattttatttatttatttgtagagagggaagggagggagaaagagagagagagagaaacatcagtgtgtggttgctggggacctggcctgcaacccaggcatgtgccttgactgggaatcgaacctgcaatgctttggttcacagcctgtgctcaatccactgagctacgccagccagggctctctccacGTATTTTTTTATTCCCTCAGCTTTGCAAGTTGTGTGTGTTCCATTAGAAAGACTACGTGTGCACTGTGTCCTCTTACTCCATGGTGACTACATGTAAACATGCCTGCCTCCCAGGAAGGGAAAATATGCGCTTTTCTCCCTCTCGCTGCAGGCAGGTCCAGAAGCTGCTCACGGACGTGCCTGGGGACAGTAGTGGCATTGAATCTTATTTGATTTTTCTGGTCCCAGGCTCCGAGTTAAACTCAGGTCAGGGCGCTTCTGAGACAGAGGCGGTCtgtttcatttgggtcatattaaATGAGATGCTGTTTTTAGATTACggcaagctaaaaaaaaaaaaaccctcatgccTTACTTTGCTGTTCTTGTCTCTCCGGCAGGTCAGCTCAAGCAGTGCCATCTTGAAGACCGGGTTTGATTTTCTGGACAACTGGTAAAAGGtgttagaccaaaaaaaaaaaaaacctccaccAAAAaccaagaccccccccccccccaaatgttTTCCAGCGTGGTGTGGCAGAGGATGCCGAGTGCAGCATTTCCTGGGTCGTTTTCTGGTTTCTGTACGCAAATTTCTTAATCTTTTGGAAACTGGTAAATATTGCCTTGTCCAGATTCCCACAGTTTCCCCTTTTTGGTAAGACCCGAGATAACATGCTATTTTTCAATGATTTGATAACAAGTTTTACATCTGGGGTTTTTTAAGACTGTTCAGAGCTCAGTCGATCTTTGCAAATAAATCTTCCGTTCCGGCTGCACCCAGATCCCCCCTCCTCGGAGAGAGGGTTTTCTCCACCATGTCACCAACATTGTAGAAGTGATTTCCACTCCTCCTCCTTTACCCCCTCCCTGTTTTTGAGTGTGTGGGGTCGCCTTGGATGGGTGATGGTTAGTGACGTGTTCAGCCGCGGTGACATCAGCGTGCTGGCTGTGACCACAGAAAGGTTTgctccccacacaccccaccccgcTCCACGCTCCCAGCTGTCCAGGGCTTCCCTCGCTGAAGCCCTGTTTCTCGAATTGCGTGCCGCCCTCTGCCCTGTGTCGTTTGCAGGAGGTGGACTCGGCGCGAGGCAGAGGGCGTCTTTAAGCGGCCCGGGTCCTTATCCAAACTACCCTTGTTTAAGAGTTGCATGTTTCAGAGTTTTGTATTAACTTTGCATTATTTTGTATCTAGATGTAGCGGTTGTAGGGCTACCACTTTTAGAAGTTCTTTGCTGCTCCTGTGGCCTGTGGGTGTCCCCTGTCCTGGGCACCTGTGGGAGGAAGGGCTGATGGCAGGTGTCGCTGGCAGACAGGGCTCCTCGGACTAGTTGTGTTAGACCTCCCAGCGTGGGCCTGGCAGGGGCGCCTTCATCCCGAGGACTGGTCCAGCTGTGTCAccgtggcccctcccccagcccggaCTGCCAGCGGAACTGGAAGAGTCCAGCTTCTGCATGGGCCCAGCAGCGCCTCCTGGAGACCTTTGTGGTCATAGCAACGGCATCTCCCGGAGTTGGACCTCCTGCCCACCGCTGCTCCGGTGGGGGCAGCCCCTGACCCGTGAGCTGCAGGAAGCTGCAGGACACGCCCAAGGGTGGTCTGCACAGCACCTCTCACTGTGTTCTCCTCACCCGACGCCTTAATCCCAGTGAGTCCTGCCAGCGTGCGCCTGGTCTCAATATCAACATGCGTCTTTTTAAAAAACGCCTCTTTGTTTCATAGGACAGATCTGAAATGATTTCCAGAATATTTTATCTGGCTCCAAGGTGAAGCACATGGCGacgttcttatttttttccaggaaagttTCTGCCAAAGCTGTGGCTTAGCCAATGTGTGGTTTGGTTCCTGC containing:
- the C15H1orf198 gene encoding uncharacterized protein C1orf198 homolog isoform X1 encodes the protein MASMAAAIAASRSVVMSGNRPLDDRERKRFTYFSSLSPMARKIMQDKEKIREKYGPEWARLPPAQQDEIIDRCLVGPSAPAPRGPGDPEELARFPGLRGPTGQKVVRFGDEDITWQDEHSAPFSWETRSQMEFSISALSIQEPSGGPASEPRPPSKAPQGSQALRPPQGSKSSSLDALGPARKEEEASFWKINAERSRGEGPEAEFQSLTPSQIKSMEKGEKVLPACYRQDPAPKDREAKAERPGHLRPELRALPGAAVEREGPQPVQAGASTLEEVAPSEPVGKQPSPVAGPGDRDDVEDELFPEPTPVQQVSSSSAILKTGFDFLDNW
- the C15H1orf198 gene encoding uncharacterized protein C1orf198 homolog isoform X2, with translation MASMAAAIAASRSVVMSGNRPLDDRERKRFTYFSSLSPMARKIMQDKEKIREKYGPEWARLPPAQQDEIIDRCLVGPSAPAPRGPGDPEELARFPGLRGPTGQKVVRFGDEDITWQDEHSAPFSWETRSQMEFSISALSIQEPSGGPASEPRPPSKAPQGSQALRPPQGSKSSSLDALGPARKEEEASFWKINAERSRGEGPEAEFQSLTPSQIKSMEKGEKVLPACYRQDPAPKDREAKAERPGHLRPELRALPGAAVEREGPQPVQAGASTLEEVAPSEPVGKQPSPVAGPGDRDDVEDELFPEPTPVQVSSSSAILKTGFDFLDNW
- the C15H1orf198 gene encoding uncharacterized protein C1orf198 homolog isoform X3, whose protein sequence is MASMAAAIAASRSVVMSGNRPLDDRERKRFTYFSSLSPMARKIMQDKEKIREKYGPEWARLPPAQQDEIIDRCLVGPSAPAPRGPGDPEELARFPGLRGPTGQKVVRFGDEDITWQDEHSAPFSWETREPSGGPASEPRPPSKAPQGSQALRPPQGSKSSSLDALGPARKEEEASFWKINAERSRGEGPEAEFQSLTPSQIKSMEKGEKVLPACYRQDPAPKDREAKAERPGHLRPELRALPGAAVEREGPQPVQAGASTLEEVAPSEPVGKQPSPVAGPGDRDDVEDELFPEPTPVQQVSSSSAILKTGFDFLDNW